The genomic stretch CCGCACCCTCAAGGCCCGGGGCCTGCGCAGCATCGAAGTCCGCCCCGAGGCAGAACGTACCTACACTCAGATGATCCACCGGGAAATGGAGCGCACGGTCTGGAAAACCGGCGGCTGCCACAGTTGGTACCAAAGCAGGAGCGGTCATGTGATCGCGATGTTTCCGGGGTTCAGCTTCAGTTACCACCGCCTGACGCGGTCGCTGAAGCCGGCCGACCACATTCTGTCCTGAACACGTATAAGGAAGACGTCCGATGCTTGTGCTCTTTGTCGCTCTCGCGGTTTTCGTGGCCTGGAGCTGGTTGAGCTACCCGGCGGTGGGCCATTGGCTCTACGCGCTGAGCACGGCCGCCGAGGCCAAGCTGTACCGGTTGCACAAGATTGAAGTGCCCATCGCCGAAATGAGCGTCTCGACCTGGCAAGGCGGGCCCTACGAGGCCTCCAGCGCGATCCTGATGCTGCACGGCTACAGCGCCGAGAAGAACCTGTGGCTGCGCTTCGCCCGGCATTTCGTCAGCCAGTACCGGGTGATCATCCCGGACCTGGCGGGGCATGGCGAAACCGGCTTCAAGGCCGGCGGCGGCTACGACATCCCGGTGCAGGCCAAACGGATGATCCAGTTGCTCGACGTCTGCGGCGTGGAAAAGGTGCACGTGATCGGCAACTCGATGGGCGGCTACATCGCCGCGTGGCTGGCGGCGACCTACCCCGAGCGCATCGCCTCGGTGGCGCTGCTCGACCCGGCCGGCGTCACCGCGCCGGAGGCCAGCGACATGGAGCGCCACCTGGCCCGGGGGCACAACCCGTTCCTGATCAACTCCCGCGAGGAGTTCCGGCGCTTCTACGCCATGACCATGGCCTCGC from Pseudomonas ekonensis encodes the following:
- a CDS encoding alpha/beta fold hydrolase, with translation MLVLFVALAVFVAWSWLSYPAVGHWLYALSTAAEAKLYRLHKIEVPIAEMSVSTWQGGPYEASSAILMLHGYSAEKNLWLRFARHFVSQYRVIIPDLAGHGETGFKAGGGYDIPVQAKRMIQLLDVCGVEKVHVIGNSMGGYIAAWLAATYPERIASVALLDPAGVTAPEASDMERHLARGHNPFLINSREEFRRFYAMTMASPPWVPGLVLDAIAQRYENQRDELEEIFRDFRASPPMEPKLPDIKCPALLLWGRKDRLIDVSSVPVWSKGIANLRVDVWDGVGHMPMVEQPANTARLYREFLGTQR